A single Phragmites australis chromosome 4, lpPhrAust1.1, whole genome shotgun sequence DNA region contains:
- the LOC133916093 gene encoding uncharacterized protein LOC133916093 — MANCTAARMFAYNASLCACDPGYYLSNGSCAPMPGGGWEWQVGTVGAPRNRSLYFLAPVLSLDAVRYLTQSQAVLLEAALAALLSWLAFCAAARVAGRDPSGEKRLFRVRFWVSRLDCVFDNSHWTEDQRVLRKRKTELGGTCSVASLILFIGLVTVLLYQAIKRHSIEVHRVKPANAPDLLSFVNDLEFHITTVSSMSCAQAVAPSTIAMGTPGFMDFRVVPLPTLFTYSCKNTSQGPSISLRCNGCRIPPRDHYVSWQFIDLPGQPAAAAGFQFNMTAKQHGDDKHVSFVSGMMNSDGYADDGKLKTFRGRGSNVLKIQLFPQIYNNLGNLRLLQPLVQDFTQGSAFSDVSSLNASLQNPRDGVVNTTLFISYLSDYIVEISKESVVGPVSILASIGGLYAFSVAICLCMMAQCEARIKKLHDEDTRMLTIMSKRRARRNWDKVRKFVMYTWGPSNLDPTDRSGKHSLKGAIDIERVGEMQQSSSSG; from the exons ATGGCGAACTGCACGGCAGCGCGCATGTTTGCCTACAACGCCTCGCTCTGCGCTTGCGACCCCGGGTACTACCTGAGCAACGGCAGCTGCGCCCCGATGCCGGGCGGCGGGTGGGAGTGGCAGGTGGGCACCGTGGGCGCGCCGCGCAACCGGAGCCTCTACTTCCTGGCACCGGTCCTCTCCCTCGACGCCGTCCGCTACCTCACCCAGTCCCAGGCCGTGCTCCTCGAGGCCGCGCTCGCCGCGCTCCTCTCCTGGCTCGCCTTCTGCGCCGCCGCAAGGGTCGCCGGACGGGACCCCAGCGGGGAGAAGAGGCTCTTCCGCGTTCGGTTCTGGGTCAGCCGCCTCGACTGCGTCTTCGACAACAGCCACTGGACG GAGGACCAGCGAGTACTGAGGAAAAGGAAGACCGAGCTGGGTGGCACATGCTCAGTTGCTAGCTTGATACTCTTCATCGGATTAGTCACCGT GCTGCTGTATCAAGCCATCAAAAGGCACAGCATTGAGGTGCATCGAGTCAAGCCGGCCAATGCTCCCGACCTTCTGTCTTTCGTGAACGATCTTgagttccacatcaccaccgtCTCCAGCATGTCCTGTGCGCAAGCGGTCGCGCCTTCAACCATCGCGATGGGGACACCTGGGTTCATGGACTTCAGGGTGGTGCCCCTGCCAACATTGTTCACCTACAGCTGCAAAAACACGAGCCAGGGGCCATCCATTTCGCTCAGGTGCAACGGCTGCCGGATCCCTCCGAGAGACCACTATGTGTCCTGGCAATTCATCGATCTTCCGGGGCAGCCGGCTGCCGCAGCTGGCTTCCAGTTCAACATGACCGCGAAGCAGCACGGCGACGACAAGCACGTGAGCTTTGTGAGTGGCATGATGAACTCTGACGGCTATGCTGATGATGGGAAGCTGAAAACATTCAGGGGCAGAGGTTCAAATGTTCTGAAGATTCAACTGTTCCCTCAGATATACAACAATCTTGGTAACCTGAGGCTCTTGCAGCCACTGGTTCAGGACTTCACCCAAGGGTCTGCGTTTTCGGATGTCAGCAGCTTGAATGCTTCCCTGCAGAATCCCAGGGATGGAGTAGTGAATACTACGCTCTTCATAAGTTATCTTTCCGACTACATTGTGGAGATCAGCAAAGAGAGTGTGGTAGGCCCAG TTAGTATACTTGCGAGTATTGGTGGCCTTTATGCCTTCAGTGTGGCAATTTGTCTCTGCATGATGGCTCAA TGCGAAGCCAGGATAAAGAAGCTCCATGATGAGGATACCAGAATGTTGACAATTATGAGCAAACGGCGTGCTCGACGGAATTGGGATAAG GTGCGGAAGTTTGTCATGTATACCTGGGGTCCTAGCAACCTGGATCCAACTGATAGAAGTGGCAAGCACAGCCTGAAG GGGGCCATTGACATCGAAAGAGTTGGGGAAATGCAGCAATCAAGCAGTTCCGGATAG